CGCTATCCGCATCAGCAACGGCACGCCGTTCGGTTTGTCGTGCGGCCTGTGCACGAACCGGCAGGACGCGATTCCGCGCTTCATCAACGAATTGCGCGTCGGCACGGTGAACGTGTGGGAAGTGCCGGGGTATCGCGTCGAACTGACGCCGTTCGGCGGCATCAAGGACTCCGGCCTCGGTTACAAGGAAGGCGTGCAGGAAGCGATGAAGAGCTTCACGAATCTCAAGACGTTTTCTCTTCCATGGGAGTGATGCTGTGGCATTGAGTCTGGACGATATTCGCGGACTGTTCGAGTCGCACGGCCAACTGGCCTATAGCGGCGAGCCGGTCACGCAACTCGAGCATGCATTGCAAAGCGGCGCGCTGGCCGAATCGGAAGGCGCGTCCGAAGAGCTGGTCGCGGCGGCGTTTCTGCACGACCTCGGGCATCTGCTGAACCGGCAGGGCGAGACGCCGACCGCGCGTGGTATCGACGATCTGCATCAGTATTTCGCGCTGCCGTTTCTGCGGCCGGTGCTGCCGGAAGCGGTGCTGGAGCCGATCCGTTTGCACGTCGACGCGAAACGCTGTCTGTGCGCAATCGATGACGCATACTTTGGGAAGTTGTCGTCGGATTCCGTACGCAGTCTCGAACTGCAAGGCGGCATTTTCAACGACGACGAGGCGCAGGATTTTCTGAGCAAGCCGTTTGCGGAGGATGCGCTGCGGTTGCGTCGCTGGGACGATCTCGCGAAGGAGGCGAATCGCGAGACGCCGGACCTCGATCACTATATGAGCGTCGTGTCGCGTGTGATGGAGCGGCATGCTGCTGTGTGAAAGCGGTAGCCGCGTCATATGACATGCGTTTTACGCATATAAAAAAAGCGCTTGCAAGTGCCCGTGCAAGCGCCTAGAATTCCGCTCTTTCGCGCTGCGGACAACGCGGCGCGGGAGAAACGAGGAAGGGCGGGAAAGCTAGCATTGACGGGCTTTCCAGTTAAGTCGGCGGGTCAGGAAGTTAAAAAAACCGGTTGACGAGACGAAAAAGGTTCTTCATAATCTCGTTTCTCTGCTGCTGACGCAGCAACGCGGTGAAAGCAAGGCGCTTCCTGCGGATGTTCTTTAAAAACTAACAGCCGATAAGTGTGGGTGCTCGATGGCGGCGCGCGGCGATCTTCGGGTCGCTGAATAGCGAAAGTAATCGAGTCTCACACGGAAGAAATTGAGGAAGGTTTGATGGAGTCGAAAGACTTGATCGAATCATCTGTCAGTGATTTTGAGTGAGCGACCGGGTTCGAAAGAGCCCGAAAAACAGTAACAGGTTTGAACTGAAGAGTTTGATCCTGGCTCAGATTGAACGCTGGCGGCATGCCTTACACATGCAAGTCGGACGGCAGCGCGGGGGCAACCCTGGCGGCGAGTGGCGAACGGGTGAGTAATACATCGGAACGTGTCCTGGAGTGGGGGATAGCCCGGCGAAAGCCGGATTAATACCGCATACGCTCGGGAGAGGAAAGCGGGGGATCTTCGGACCTCGCGCTCAAGGGGCGGCCGATGGCAGATTAGCTAGTTGGTGGGGTAAAGGCCTACCAAGGCGACGATCTGTAGCTGGTCTGAGAGGACGACCAGCCACACTGGGACTGAGACACGGCCCAGACTCCTACGGGAGGCAGCAGTGGGGAATTTTGGACAATGGGGGCAACCCTGATCCAGCAATGCCGCGTGTGTGAAGAAGGCCTTCGGGTTGTAAAGCACTTTTGTCCGGAAAGAAAACTTCGTTCCTAATACGGATGGAGGAT
This genomic interval from Paraburkholderia sabiae contains the following:
- a CDS encoding phosphonate degradation HD-domain oxygenase, producing the protein MALSLDDIRGLFESHGQLAYSGEPVTQLEHALQSGALAESEGASEELVAAAFLHDLGHLLNRQGETPTARGIDDLHQYFALPFLRPVLPEAVLEPIRLHVDAKRCLCAIDDAYFGKLSSDSVRSLELQGGIFNDDEAQDFLSKPFAEDALRLRRWDDLAKEANRETPDLDHYMSVVSRVMERHAAV